In Cellulomonas sp. JZ18, the DNA window AGTCGAAGATCTGGAAGGCCGCGATCGTCAGCACGATCGTGTTGAAGAAGATCGCCCCGGAGATCATCGGCACGGTGATGTGCCGGAACAGGCGCCACGGGCCGGCACCGTCGAGCGTCGCGACCTCGTACAGCTCGCGCGGCACCGACTTCAGCGCGGCGAGGAAGATGACCATCGTGCCGCTGACGGCCCACAGCGACATGAGCACGATCGACGGCTTGATCCAGTCGGGGTCGACGAGCCACTGCGGTGCGGGCAGGCCGAGGCTGCGCAGGAAGCGGTTGACCGCGCCGTTCGAGCCGTTGAGCAGCAGGAAGAAGATCGCCGCCGTCGCCACGGCCGGTGTCATCTTCGGCAGGTAGAAGACCGTGCGGAAGAAGCCCGCGCCCCGGCCGACGCGGTCGAGCAGCACCGCGAGGAACAGCGCGAACGCGATCTCCAGCGGGACGGCCAGCACGGCGTAGAAGAGCGTGTTGCCGAGCGCCGTCGCCACCCGCGGGTCGTCGAGGAGCTCGCGGTAGTTGTCGAGGCCGACCGGCGTCGTGGCACCCGTCGCGAGGTTGTACCGCGTGAACGAGATGTACAGGCTCCACGCCATGGCGCCGGCGGTGAAGACGAGGAACCCGACGACCCAGGGCGAGATGAACAGGTAGCCCGCGATCGCCTCGCGGTCGAGCCGGCGTCGTCGTCGCGGCGGTGGCGCCGTCCCCGTCGTGGTCGCAGGGCCGCCCGCCACTGCGGGCGCAACATGCGTCATCGCCGGCTCCCGTCGTCCGTCCGCACCGGCGAACCGGGTCGGAGCTCCCCCCCTCGTGCGTCCACCTGCTGGAACGTCGAGGACGGTTCGGACGATAGAACTGCTTCTCCTGCTCCGCGACTTCTCGACGGGCCGCCCGGCCTGGGCTGCGTCTCAGGCCGCGGCGGCGCGCAGGCGCAGGTGCTCGTGGGCGAGCGTCGGCGGGAGCGGGTCGTCGGCGAGCGCCGGGTGGCTGTCCGGGCTCCACCGGACGTCGCGCACGAGGTCGGACAGGAGCGTCGACGCCGTGAGGAGCACCACGTCCTCACCGGGGCACACGACGGGCCCGGCGCTGAACGGCACGACCAGCCACGGCTCGACGGAGCCCGCCGGACCGGTCCAGTCGGTGCCGTCCCAGAAGCCCGGGTCGAACGTGTCGGCAGCCGGTCGCCGGTCGGGGTCCCGGTGGAACCACGAGCTGACGAGGGCCACGCCGTGGCCCGGCGGCAGCACGTCGTCGCCCCAGACCGTGGGCGCGACCGTCTCGCGCAGGAGCACGAGCGTCGTCGGCCACAGCCGCACGCTCTCGAGCACGGCGGCACGCGCCAGTGGCAGGACGTGCACCCCGCCCGCCGCCGCCGCGTCGACCGCCTCGGCGCGCAGGGCGTCCTGCAGCGCGGGACGCGCAGCCGCGACGGCGAGCGCCCGCCACAGCGCGATGCGGGCGGCGTCGAAGGCGAAGAGCCAGTGCGGCACCTGCGTCGCGGCCAGCAGCGGGTTCCCGCCCCGGGCCACCCCCGCGCCCGCGAGGCTGTCCAGCGGCGCACGGCGCACGTGGTCGAGCACGTGCCGCGAGAACCGGGCGCGCAGCGCACGGCGCTGCGGCACGGCGAACGCCCAGTTGGCGCGCGTGCGCAGTGCCTGCAGCTCGTCGGTCAGCACGGTGTCGTCCCGCGCCCCAGGACCGAGCGTGACGGTGCGGGCGGCCGACCACAGCGGCCCGTCG includes these proteins:
- a CDS encoding carbohydrate ABC transporter permease, with translation MTHVAPAVAGGPATTTGTAPPPRRRRRLDREAIAGYLFISPWVVGFLVFTAGAMAWSLYISFTRYNLATGATTPVGLDNYRELLDDPRVATALGNTLFYAVLAVPLEIAFALFLAVLLDRVGRGAGFFRTVFYLPKMTPAVATAAIFFLLLNGSNGAVNRFLRSLGLPAPQWLVDPDWIKPSIVLMSLWAVSGTMVIFLAALKSVPRELYEVATLDGAGPWRLFRHITVPMISGAIFFNTIVLTIAAFQIFDSAYLLFWRDQGSTAPDASLFYAIYLFQQAFRQFNFGFAAAMAWLLFVIVMLVTIVQVRFGNRFVYYEADR
- a CDS encoding cytochrome P450; protein product: MTLGPAEQARVLGGVLAPLLAQGAIVRRPRVTVAAERARSDARAAAVLERLAERHDRRPVAVTLGPRRLVLPLHHDDGRAVLDASPDPFSPASWEKRAALSHFQPRGVLISPLEERPALREWNERALDTGRPVHAAGEGVVGALHGIADAVVRGARRQGGLGFDDVDGPLWSAARTVTLGPGARDDTVLTDELQALRTRANWAFAVPQRRALRARFSRHVLDHVRRAPLDSLAGAGVARGGNPLLAATQVPHWLFAFDAARIALWRALAVAAARPALQDALRAEAVDAAAAGGVHVLPLARAAVLESVRLWPTTLVLLRETVAPTVWGDDVLPPGHGVALVSSWFHRDPDRRPAADTFDPGFWDGTDWTGPAGSVEPWLVVPFSAGPVVCPGEDVVLLTASTLLSDLVRDVRWSPDSHPALADDPLPPTLAHEHLRLRAAAA